The nucleotide window GGTCCTACGACTTCGTGCACGACCGGACGCACGACGGACGTCCGATCCGCATGCTGACGATGATCGACGAATTCACACGCGAGAGTCTTGCTATTCGGGTCGGGCGACGGATGTGCTCCGAGGACGTGCTCGATGTCCTGACCGAGCTCTTCGTGGAGCGCGGCACGCCGCAGTACTTGCGCTCGGACAACGGCCCGGAGATGACGGCCACCGCGGTGCTCGACCGGCTCGACCGGGTCGGGGTGAAAACTCTCTTCATCGAGCCGGGTAGTCCGTGGGAGAATGGCTACATCGAGAGCTTCAACGGCAGACTCCGCGACGAGCTTCTCAACGGCGAGATCTTCTACACGGTGCAGGAGGCAAAGATACTGACCGGGCGGTGGCGGCTCGAGTACAACCACGTGCGACCGCACAGCGCGCTCGGGTATAGAGCCCCTGCTCCCGAGGCCATCGAACCGCTGCCGTTCCGGCGCGGGATCTTTACACCCATGCAGAGCGCTGCTCTAACGTAGCCGCTGGTACGACAACCGGGGGCGGGTCAGGTCCGCGAACGGCGTCGGGAGGAAGCCACGGCCGCGCTTCCCCGGGAAGCAGTTGAGGCGCACTGGTACGCGGGCTCTGCCGACGCCTGTCGAAAGCGAGTGCGAGCCTACGCGGCTGCCGGTGTAGACACGCTCATCGTGTCGCTCCTAGAGCAAGTGACGGACCCGTTTCGGGCGCTCGAAGAGCTCTCGTCGCTTCGGGTCTTCGGAAGGGAGGTCCAGACCGCCGCATAGGAGACCGCTCGCTACCCGATAGTCGCAAAAGGTGGCCGGCTGAGTCCTAGTTCCTGCTGTTTGGCAACGCGAAGGCTTTGCCTTCGTTGGAAGAAATCGAATGCTTCGACGAGAGCCTAGGTGTCTTCTGCGAACAGTGTCGCCTCTGCACTTCGATGAAGCCGATCTTGGTCTATGCGGCCCTTGAGGAAGATTTAGAAGAATCGCAGAAAAGTGAAGAACGAGCGCTGCTCCCGGGCCCAATCTGGGTTATTTCTGCAGACCATGTCGGCCGATCATCTTGGGGCGGCGGGCGTTGTGGCGGATGCCCGATCGGGGTGGGGGAAGAGGGGCCGGTGCGGAGCCCACGCGCTGGTGTCTTTCCTGGTCTGCGCAGGCCTCCTGGGACCGGGTCCGGTCGCGGGCGAGACCCTTGCGCGCCGCAACATCGTTCTCATCGTCGCGGACAACCAGTCGGCGATCGCGCTTGGCACCTATGGCAACGCGGATGTCGCCACCCCGCACATCGACGCTCTCCCGAGAAGGCGTCCGCTTCGATCGCGCCTATGCGGCGAGCGGGATGTGCTCGCCGACCCGGGCCACGTTGCTCACGGGCTTGATGCCCAGCCAGCACGGCCTGCACAACGCGCTCTCAGACCCCTGGGTCGACCAGCAGGGTCCCGGTTGGAGTGGGGTTGGCGAGTTCCGGACCCTCTCTCTGACGTTGGCGAATCGCGGTTATCAGATGGCGATGATCGGGAAGTGGCACCTCGGCGATCCGCGGCGCCCAGACCTCGGCTTCGGCCACTGGGTCGCAATTCCCTACGGGCACACCATCGACTTCTGGCACAACGAACTCGTGGAAAACGGGGATCGGCGCCGGATCGACGAGCGCCACATCGTCGACGCACTCGCGGAGGAGGCGGTGGAGTACCTGGAAGAGGTCGATCCTTCGAGGCCCTTCTACCTGCAGCTCAACCTCGACGGGCCCTACGCCCTTCCACCTGCGGTGCATGGCCCGGCCCGGAATCGACACTACGCGCGACACGAAGGCCGCCGATTCGAGTCGATGCCGCTGGAGCCCGTCAGCGATCACATCCTCACTCGGCTGCAAGGCCCGTATATCCGGGATCAGGAGCTCTTCAAGCTGCGCGACATCGATCTCATCTGGGACCATCTGCTGCACCGCACGATTCGCATGCAGGGGGATCCGGCTTCGTATGCGAACTTTCTTTCCCAGAACGAGGTGGTCGACGACGCGGTGGGCCGAGTGCGCGAGGTTCTGGAGGCTCGGGGGCTGATGGAGAATACGGTCCTCGTCTATACCGCCGATCAGGGTAACGGCTTTGGACAGCACGGCCACTGGGGCCACACGATCTGGCGTTCCCCCGCACACCTCTTCGACGAGGCGATGCGCATCCCGCTGATCATCGTAGACCCGGGCGGATTCTCGGGGGTGAGTGAGACGCTCGTGGGACAATACGACATGGCTTCGACGCTGCTCGAACTGGCAGGAGTGAAGGACGTCCAGTTCGAGGGATCTCCGGGGCGGAGCTTTGCCGCCGAAGTTCGTGGTGAACTGGAGGGGGCGCGGGGGAGAGCGGGGGTCTTCTTCGAGCAGGAGGAGTCCCGTGGCATCCGCACCGAGCGTCATGCCTACTGGAAGCGTCTCGAGGGGTTCGGGGAGCCGGAGCTTTACGACATGCAGGCCGACCCGGAGCAACGCGTGGACCTCTACCCTGCGATGAAAGGCAGCCCTCTGGTGGAGGAGCTGGATTCCCGCCTAGAGGAGTTCTTCGACCGGCATAGCGCGCCCCAGTATGACCTCTGGCGCGAGGGCGTCTCGAAGGGGATTCCACCGAAGCCGTTCGAGTGGGTTTTGCGCAATCCCTGGCCGTGGCTCGAGAAGTATTGGCGAGATTTCGTCTGGCGTGATTCCTTGCCCGCCCGCTTCCAAGAGTGATCCCTGGCTGCGGCCTGGCGGACGTGGAAGTACGATCCGCCGGTAACGTCCCGAAGGAGGCCGCGCGGGAGGAGAGCGCAGGTGTCGCCGACCCGAGGAGTCCCTATCCGATCGAGTTGCCCGTTGGTCGTGTGATTGCGGTCAAGATCAGACCGCGGTCGGCCATCCATCGCCCTTCGAACTCGGCCAAGCTTTGCGCGCCAAAGGAGGGTGCGGGAAGGTTCAACGTCGCCGAGAACGTGCCAGCCACGGGATCGATGTCAATCGAAACGTCCTCGAATCCGAGCCACTGCATGGTCAGCGGGAACCAGGCCTTGTAGACCGATTCCTTGGCGCAGAAGAGTAGGCGGTCCCAACACACCTGGCGATTCAGCGCTCCGTAGCCGGCGGATGCCCGGCGCTCTTCGTCGTCGGCGATGTCGGCAAAGACCCCGTCCGGTAGCGGGCGGTTCGGCTCCGCATCGATTCCAACGATGCCGGTGGGCCAGCGCGGCTCCCGGCGGGGTCCAGGAACGATGGGTGACGGCGGCAGGCCGAGCTGCTTCAGCGCCCGGCGCGCACACATGCGGGCGGTCGTGAATTCTCGTCGACGCTTTTCGACGGCCTGCCCAAGCGCTCTCTCTTCCTCTGGAAACAGCGCCACGTCCTTCGAGTCGTCGAATGCTTCGGCCGAAGACGCAGCGGGGGGTAGGAGTTTCTCGATCAATAGGGACGCCTCGTCGATCGGGCTGGGGTGTCTCAGCCCCCTCGCGCCGGGCCCAACGACGCATCATTGGGGGAAGACTCCTCGGCAACCACCGCATAACAGATTGCTAGGAAACGAGTCCATCACGATTCGGCCGACCACGATGCCTGGCGCATCGCGCCCCCCGCCACTCCGCGTCCGCGCGACCGACGCGCGGTTCGCCACACGGGCGTGCGCAAGAGAGAGTTCCGGGACCGGCGGCAGACCTTCACTGCGGTACGGGTCACAGCCTCCGATGGCGGAGTGATCGTCGTCTTGTTGGGGATTGCGCTCGTCGCGCGCACG belongs to Candidatus Binatia bacterium and includes:
- a CDS encoding 4'-phosphopantetheinyl transferase superfamily protein, whose translation is MIEKLLPPAASSAEAFDDSKDVALFPEEERALGQAVEKRRREFTTARMCARRALKQLGLPPSPIVPGPRREPRWPTGIVGIDAEPNRPLPDGVFADIADDEERRASAGYGALNRQVCWDRLLFCAKESVYKAWFPLTMQWLGFEDVSIDIDPVAGTFSATLNLPAPSFGAQSLAEFEGRWMADRGLILTAITRPTGNSIG
- a CDS encoding sulfatase-like hydrolase/transferase; this translates as MSPPRTSTLSREGVRFDRAYAASGMCSPTRATLLTGLMPSQHGLHNALSDPWVDQQGPGWSGVGEFRTLSLTLANRGYQMAMIGKWHLGDPRRPDLGFGHWVAIPYGHTIDFWHNELVENGDRRRIDERHIVDALAEEAVEYLEEVDPSRPFYLQLNLDGPYALPPAVHGPARNRHYARHEGRRFESMPLEPVSDHILTRLQGPYIRDQELFKLRDIDLIWDHLLHRTIRMQGDPASYANFLSQNEVVDDAVGRVREVLEARGLMENTVLVYTADQGNGFGQHGHWGHTIWRSPAHLFDEAMRIPLIIVDPGGFSGVSETLVGQYDMASTLLELAGVKDVQFEGSPGRSFAAEVRGELEGARGRAGVFFEQEESRGIRTERHAYWKRLEGFGEPELYDMQADPEQRVDLYPAMKGSPLVEELDSRLEEFFDRHSAPQYDLWREGVSKGIPPKPFEWVLRNPWPWLEKYWRDFVWRDSLPARFQE